CGTAAAAGCTTTTTTGTTAGGCACATTTGAGGCACTTAGTCAAAATTGTGGGTGGCTCACAGATGCACTTAGTGGAGTTTGGAATAATGCCATAAAGCCTATTTTCTCAGGCATAGCCTCACTTTTTGAGCTACTTTTTAATCAAAGCAACGCCACATCCGAGGAGCTTGGCGCAGCAACAAACGCAGGGCGAGAGTTTGGGAAATGGATGAGCTATGCTTTAAATATTATTACATTCCCACTTCAAGCAGTATGTAACATTATAAACGCAATAGCGCTTATAATAGACATAGTGAGGCTTAAATTTAGCACATGGATCGAAGAAGCAAAAAGCCTATTAAATGACCTTTTGGCATTTTTTCAGCCAGTAGTTGATGCATTTAATAGTATTGTAGATGGCTTTAAAAATCTCGATATAAGTGGCGGTTTAAAAGATATGCTAGGGGCTAAGGATGGAGCGGATCGCAGTTGGTATAACCCTTTAAATTTATTTTACGATAGCAAGCCAAAAACGCAAAGCACAAGCGGAGCGATAAGCGAGAACGCGGAAGCTAAAAGACAAAACGCAGCGAACAATAAAAATCAGACTATCAACGACAACAAAGTAGTAAATATCACGATGAGCGGGTCAAACGCCACGCCGCAGGCGGTAGCCAAAGCGGTGCAAAACTCGAGCTATAGTTATGGCGACTAAGGGGTAGATATGAGGATAATAACGATTGATAAATATGTTTTTAGCATAGATGACAACGTCGCAGGTATAGAGAAAAATTTAAGCGTAAATTACGACAAGAAAAACACGATCACAAGACCAGTATATACACATCTAGGCGGATATGATGAGGAATTTAGCTTTGAAGCTACTATATTGCTCGATGACGTGCTTAAATTTAGCGGATTTGAAGAGCTAGTAAAGCAGGCGATACCGCTTAAAATTTCAGCTTTTGATCTCGTGCGAGGCAACTATATACTTATCTACTCGATGACACAAAGCACCGATAACTTTGTCAAACTCTTTTTTAATGGCATTTGGTATTACACAAAAAAAATCAGAATTTCAGGCTATTTACTATGAGCGATTTTAATCAATTCAGCAAAGAGGTCACAAGGGTATTAAGAAACGCGATGAATAGAACGCTCACAAAAGTATCAAAAGAGCAAAGAGAACTAATCGCAAAAAGAGTATCAATCAAAAAGAGATACCTTGATAAAAAGCGTCTTGTAAGACGCGGAGCAAGGGCAGATGACCTAAGTATCAAAATATTTGCCATGCCAAAAGCTATAACGCCTTTCATGCTCGAAGCTCACGCAAGACCAAAAGGATATGACTACGGCATACCAAAGGGGCGGCATTTCTATGTTAGGGGGCTTACCAAAACAAGGCAGAACAAAGGCAACACAAGCGGATTTTTGACAGGTCAGGCAGTGGCAAAAGATGGCAGGAGCTTTTTTTATTTACGAAAACTATCCGATCTTGACACAGAGGCACTAAAGATAAGCGATGCAGTGTTAGCTAAGGCAGAGTATATATTTTCGCAGGAGTTAAAAAAATGAAAATTTATATAGCAAAAGATGACGAGAGCATGGACATGATATGCTTTAAAATTTACGGCTCTTTAGATCAAAACGTTTATAGTGAATTTCTAAGAGAAAACGAGCATCTTTTACACAAAACAAAGCTAAAAAGTGGTGATGAGGTAAATTTACCAAGCATCGAGCCCCAAGAAGAAAAAAAGGCTAAATACTTATGGGAATAGCAGGATATAGAGCGCCAAAAATTAAAATCTTATATAACGGCGTAGATAAAACGGATGAGATACCATGGATCGATATAGGCATAGACGACTACGAGAGTGACGAAAGTGATGTTTTAAATGTGCTTATGCACTGGAGCGCACCACTGCCAAGAGAAGAAGACGAGATTAAAATTTATATTGATGGTGCTTTTTTGGGTGATTTTACGATTGCCACGATAAAGTATAACTATAAGCAAAGCTACGAGATCGAGGCAATATCGGCAAATTTTTTTAAAGCTTTTCGCGAAAAAAAGAACCGAACTTTTAAAGCTCAAAGCTATAAAGAAATTTTAAAATCGATAGCCAAAGAAAACGGCTATAACATCAAGATCGATTTTAGCCGAATGGACGAGGTAGGCGACATCGAGCAATACGACCTAAGCGACTGCGCGTTTTGTAAAAAGATAGCCGATGATCTCGAAATAACCTTTTGTGTGAAAAATAAAACGCTCATTTTTATAGACAAAGACAAGGATCATGACCGAGTAGAATATACCATAACCGAAGACGAGATCATCGATCTAAACTACCAAATCAATCACACAAAAAAGTATAATGCTTGTGAGATAAAATGGTTTGACAGCGAAAAAAATAAATCAGTCGTCTCAAAGGTAGGAGAAGGAACACCAGTGCTTAAATTTAGCGACTTTGCACGTGATGAAGCAGAAGCACTATCAAAAGCAGAGGCAAAGCTAAAGAGGCAAAAAAATAGCGTATTAGCTGGCACCGTGTCGATACATGGTCGCCCATTTTTTGCAGGTGGGTATATTAATATCAAGCTCAAAGACGAGCCAAAAACGCTAAGAGCGATAATATCAAAGATCACGCATAGCATAAATAATAACTGGCTTAGCACTATTGAGTTTTTTTAACACAAAAATGTTACAAATGGAAACGAACCGAAAAAATAAAATATTTTTACGGAGTTAAAACGGAGTTAAGCAAAGCTTAAAGTGTTAAGTGCTAAATTTTCGGCGTTTTTATGCAGTTTTGCGGTCTCTACACGGGGCACCATCTTTTGGCCCATTCGTCTAGCGGTTAGGACACCAGCCTCTCACGTTGGTAACACGAGTTCGAGTCTCGTATGGGTCACCATTTTTTTCTAAATTTAACTCAAATTTTTAAAATTTACTGCTAGTGCAATAAATTTGACTAAAAAATGTTTAAAATTTCTTTCTATTTTTATAAAAGGTAAATTTGTTTTAAAAAGCTACCAGAGTTGCATATGTAGAAAGCAATGGAGCGCTCGTTTTCCACAGTAAAAATATTCTATATTTGTTTTTCAGTAAATTTTACATCTATGGATTATAACGCTTTCTTTATTGCTTGCTAATATGCGAAGCAATTTTGGGTATTCAAATAGTAGAAATTATATCACAATGCCGTATTTTTAAAAATCTCATAATTATTTCATGAAGGTCTAAAAAAACTTGTTTTTAATAACGGGGGAAGTGCTTGAGGTTTTGTAAAAGATTTTTAGGCGAAAACGGATCAGCAATTTATAAAAATCTAGAGATTACAAATAATGATGAAATCATGACTGCTGGAGTTTGACATTTTCATTAAATCTTCTAGAAATACACAAATTTAAAATTTAGCTGCAATATAAATTTGATAAATTTGCTGATTTTGACTTGATAAATTTGACTTATAAGATAAAAGGGGTAGGACGCATTAAAATACGCCCTTTTATAAATTTAAGATGAAAACTTGCTTGATCTTAAATTTGATCTATTTTAGCTCAAACGCAAGTGTTGCAGCGATCGTCTCATCATCACAAATTTTTGAGTCAGCAAACGGCATTTTATGCACAGTTTGCAGTAGCCATTTTCCAGGTTTAAGCGCAAGCACTTCTATCGTACCATCTGACTCAGTTTGGCCGTGAAATGCGCTTTTTTCTTTCAAAAAGCCATCAAATGTTCCATCAAGTGTAGCATTTTCTAGTGGTTTGCCTTCAAATAGAATTTTCACTTTAAATGGCACGCCCACTTTGAAATTTGCTGGATTGTCAAGTGGGACTATCTCTAGGCGTTGGTTGGACGGCTTTGTGACTGAGCTATCTTTTGCGTTTTTATTTATGACGCCTTTTGCGCTCATGCTCGCTTTTTTGCAGTATTTGGCGTCCTTGATGTCCTCTTTGGTTTTGCCCATGTGCCATGTGCCATCGCTCGCTTTTGTCCAAAACGTAGGCTTGTACTCGCCAGCTATAAGGTATGAGCCGTCCTCTAGTTTGGCTCTTTCATAATGGTAGTTTTCGCCGCTTTGTTTTAGGCTCAGTTTTTCGCCATTTTTGTTTATAATGTATGGGGCTTCAAATAGTCCGGTCTTGTTGTCTGGGATCTTTTCAACAGTTGGGAAGTCGTCTGCGTAGCCGATATCAACGCTTGTTACCTCTTTGCTGCTTCCAAAAAGCCAAAATTCGTGAGCTAAAGAGTGACTGCTAAAAGCCGCCAAAGCCAAAAGTGCAAATAAATGCTTGTTCATTACATATCCTTTCAGATTAAATTGTCTATTTTTCTATTTCTAATATATGTCACAAAAAAATATTGTTAAATTTCTACATGACTAAATTTTCGCTATTTACTTAACAATTTAGTAATCAAAAACTGATTTTATTCATTTAAATTTATAAAATAACATAAGTATTAAAAAAATACTTTTAACAACTGAAATTACGAGATATAAATCAGTTGTGCAATTATATCAAAAATAATAATTAATATCAATATAAAATTAAATTTTATCCACAAAGGGATAAACCAAAAATAAATTTTGTCTTTACCATTTATATAACTAAAAAGTTTTATTTCTGAAAATATTTTATATAAAAATTCTTTTTTCTCATTATATTTTAATATTTAATTAAGATTATATCCTTTATAATGTCACTAAATTATTTTTAAAAAATATAACTTTATAGTTATTTCCAAGGAAGGTTAAGATGAGAACTCTCTTATCTTTAAGCATGGTGTGTGCTGCGCTACTTGCTAATGAGACTAATCTAAAAAACGAGTTAAACAACGAAGAGATTAGGGCGAATATGGCAAGCTCTTTTAACGAAAGCTCCAACATAAATTTACTTAACGAAAAACCAACTTCAGAAGGTAAGCTAAATTTAAACGAAACCCCATGCTTTAAAATAGATAAAATTTCACTTCTTAGTGAGAACGAAGTAGCTAGCTTTAATGCTAGTAGTGGTGCTGATGAGGCTATAATAAGAAAAGCTTATAATACAAACTACTCTAAATTTAACTCTATTTTAGAGGCTAGCTTAAACAAGCTTGACTTTAAATCTGGCAGCTGTCTTGGCAAAAACTCTATCAATCTAATCATAAACTCTTTTAATAACGAGATAATAAAAAGTGGCTATATCACTTCAAGTGCGAGCCTAGTTACAAAGAGCCTAAAAGATGCCAAGCTAGAGTTTGTCATAAATCTTGGTCTAATAGATGATATAAGCATCAATGAGCTTGACACTCAAAGAAATAGAGCGAGCCTATTTAGCGCATTTGGTGAGTACTCTCATAAAAATAAAGTGGCAAACATAAGAGATATCGAGCA
This genomic stretch from Campylobacter concisus harbors:
- a CDS encoding tail protein X yields the protein MKIYIAKDDESMDMICFKIYGSLDQNVYSEFLRENEHLLHKTKLKSGDEVNLPSIEPQEEKKAKYLWE
- a CDS encoding DUF4198 domain-containing protein, coding for MNKHLFALLALAAFSSHSLAHEFWLFGSSKEVTSVDIGYADDFPTVEKIPDNKTGLFEAPYIINKNGEKLSLKQSGENYHYERAKLEDGSYLIAGEYKPTFWTKASDGTWHMGKTKEDIKDAKYCKKASMSAKGVINKNAKDSSVTKPSNQRLEIVPLDNPANFKVGVPFKVKILFEGKPLENATLDGTFDGFLKEKSAFHGQTESDGTIEVLALKPGKWLLQTVHKMPFADSKICDDETIAATLAFELK
- a CDS encoding phage late control D family protein, encoding MGIAGYRAPKIKILYNGVDKTDEIPWIDIGIDDYESDESDVLNVLMHWSAPLPREEDEIKIYIDGAFLGDFTIATIKYNYKQSYEIEAISANFFKAFREKKNRTFKAQSYKEILKSIAKENGYNIKIDFSRMDEVGDIEQYDLSDCAFCKKIADDLEITFCVKNKTLIFIDKDKDHDRVEYTITEDEIIDLNYQINHTKKYNACEIKWFDSEKNKSVVSKVGEGTPVLKFSDFARDEAEALSKAEAKLKRQKNSVLAGTVSIHGRPFFAGGYINIKLKDEPKTLRAIISKITHSINNNWLSTIEFF